The Diospyros lotus cultivar Yz01 chromosome 15, ASM1463336v1, whole genome shotgun sequence genome has a window encoding:
- the LOC127791422 gene encoding two-pore potassium channel 1 gives MDGDTTKQSLLSGLLDPSPQTSKQHAPKRGRFRRCRSAPLADFVPREVNGSSSIPRSQSFLDKVHPSFRKVLTFLAVYLGIGTVCFYLVRNQITGKKTDGVLDAVYFCIVTMTTVGYGDLVPSTAPTKLLACAFVFTGMALVGLVLSKGADYLVEKQEILLVKGLHRRQKVGPAEILKEVETNRARYKCYMVFALLFALILVGTIFLVTVEKLNLVDAFYCVCSTITTLGYGDKSFSSKSGRVFAILWILASTICLAQFFLYVAELNTENRQRAFVDRVLTRKVTNMDLEAADLDNDGSVGAAEFVIYKLKEMGKISQEDIALVMEEFEQLDVDQSGTLSVSDITIAQSSPPGN, from the exons ATGGATGGTGATACAACAAAGCAATCCCTGTTGTCAGGGTTGTTAGATCCTTCACCTCAAACTAGCAAACAACATGCTCCCAAGAGAGGAAGATTTCGTCGCTGTAGAAGTGCTCCTCTTGCAGACTTTGTTCCTAGAGAAGTAAATGGCAGCAGCTCAATTCCACGCTCTCAATCCTTTTTGGATAAGGTCCATCCTAGTTTTCGGAAAGTATTAACATTCTTGGCTGTCTACCTGGGTATAGGCACAGTCTGCTTCTACCTTGTTAGGAACCAGATTACAGGAAAGAAAACAGATGGAGTTCTCGATGCTGTTTATTTCTGTATCGTGACCATGACAACTGTTGGTTATGGTGACCTCGTGCCCAGTACCGCACCCACGAAACTTCTTGCATGTGCTTTTGTATTCACAGGTATGGCTTTAGTTGGACTGGTTCTTAGTAAGGGAGCAGACTATTTGGTAGAGAAGCAGGAAATATTGCTTGTTAAAGGATTGCATAGGCGTCAAAAAGTCGGCCCGGCAGAAATTCTCAAGGAGGTTGAAACTAACAGAGCAAGATACAAATGTTATATGGTCTTTGCTCTTTTGTTCGCGCTCATACTTGTTGGGACAATTTTCCTTGTCACAGTTGAGAAACTCAATCTTGTTGATGCTTTCTATTGTGTCTGTTCTACCATCACAACTCTGGGTTATGGAGATAAGAGTTTCTCATCAAAGAGCGGGCGTGTTTTTGCAATATTGTGGATACTAGCAAGCACCATATGCCTAGCTCAATTCTTCCTTTATGTTGCTGAGCTTAACACCGAAAACCGACAAAGGGCTTTCGTCGACAGGGTTCTTACTAGGAAGGTCACAAACATGGATTTGGAAGCAGCTGATCTTGATAATGATGGATCTGTTGG GGCTGCTGAATTTGTCATATATAAGCTAAAAGAGATGGGAAAGATTAGCCAAGAAGATATCGCATTGGTGATGGAAGAGTTTGAACAACTTGATGTTGATCAGTCTGGGACACTCAGTGTTTCCGATATAACGATAGCTCAATCATCTCCACCTGGGAACTGA